The Populus alba chromosome 4, ASM523922v2, whole genome shotgun sequence genome contains a region encoding:
- the LOC118058411 gene encoding probable serine/threonine-protein kinase PBL23: protein MNFFPCCRSEREEAPKAIILVLLSINVVAGSSKRKNNLKVFTYHELSVATDDFNPSCSIGEGGFGKVYEGFIESIDEHVAVKQLNRNGRQGNKEFFSEVNTLSMVQHPNLVKLIGYCVDGDQRLLVYEFIPNESLETHLLDLPPGRKPLDWTSRMKIATGAAQGLEHLHDTADPQIIYRDFKASNILLDENFNAKLSDFGLAKLGPTGGKDHVSTRVMGTYGYCAPEYQLTGQLTTKSDVYSFGVVFLEIISGKRVIDMSRPTEEQNLVLWVCS from the exons atgaatttttttccatgttgtAGATCGGAAAGGGAGGAAGCTCCT AAGGCTATCATCTTAGTCTTGTTATCTATCAATGTTGTTGCAGGCAGCAGCAAAAGGAAGAATAATTTAAAGGTTTTCACATACCATGAACTATCTGTTGCAACTGATGACTTCAATCCTTCCTGCTCCATCGGAGAAGGTGGGTTCGGAAAGGTTTACGAAGGATTCATTGAGAGCATTGATGAG catgtTGCTGTTAAGCAGCTTAACAGGAATGGAAGGCAAGGAAACAAGGAATTCTTTTCAGAGGTTAATACATTAAGTATGGTTCAACATCCAAATCTTGTCAAATTGATTGGCTACTGTGTAGATGGTGATCAAAGACTCTTAGTTTATGAATTCATTCCCAATGAAAGTTTGGAGACTCACCTTCTTG ATTTACCTCCAGGAAGAAAACCTCTGGACTGGACTTCTAGGATGAAAATAGCAACAGGAGCAGCACAAGGATTGGAACATTTGCACGATACGGCAGATCCTCAAATCATTTATCGAGATTTCAAAGCATCAAACATATTGTTAGACGAAAATTTCAATGCGAAACTCTCTGATTTTGGACTCGCTAAGTTGGGTCCGACAGGAGGAAAGGATCATGTGTCTACAAGGGTGATGGGTACATATGGGTACTGTGCTCCTGAATATCAATTAACAGGTCAGCTGACAACAAAGTCTGATGTCTACAGTTTTGGTGTTGTTTTTCTCGAGATAATTTCTGGGAAGAGAGTCATTGACATGTCAAGACCAACCGAGGAGCAGAACCTAGTGCTTTGGGTATgttcatga
- the LOC118059317 gene encoding tobamovirus multiplication protein 1 gives MGRISKMPVELPAMEIGAMVGDWWEEINESTQWQDGIFYALCGAYALVSAVALIQLIRIELRVPEYGWTTQKVFHLMNFIVNGVRAIVFGFHKQVFTMNPQALVLVLLDLPGLLFFSTYTLLVLFWAEIYHQARSLPTDKLRVVYISVNVAMYFVQVCIWVYLWVDDNSIVELIGKIFIAVVSILAALGFLVYGGRLFFMLRRFPIESKGRRKKLHEVGSVTAICFTCFLIRCFVIFLSAFDADASLDVLDHPVLNLIYYMLVEILPSALVLFILRKLPPKRISAQYHPIR, from the exons ATGGGAAGGATAAGTAAAATGCCGGTGGAGTTACCGGCGATGGAGATTGGAGCTATGGTCGGCGACTGGTGGGAAGAGATCAACGAGTCGACTCAATGGCAAGACGGAATTTTCTACGCTCTCTGTGGCGCTTACGCTCTTGTTTCCGCTGTTGCTTTG ATTCAATTAATAAGGATTGAGTTGAGAGTGCCGGAGTACGGATGGACGACGCAGAAAGTTTTTCATCTCATGAATTTTATCGTTAATggag TGAGGGCGATTGTATTTGGATTTCATAAGCAAGTATTTACTATGAATCCCCAG GCATTGGTGTTGGTATTATTGGATCTACCAGGGCTTCTGTTCTTTTCGACGTATACTCTTCTTGTTCTATTTTGGGCTGAGATATATCATCAG GCGAGAAGTTTGCCAACGGATAAGCTTAGGGTTGTTTATATTTCGGTCAATGTTGCAATGTACTTCGTTCAG GTTTGCATCTGGGTGTACCTTTGGGTAGACGACAACAGCATTGTGGAATTAATTGGAAAGATATTTATTGCAG TTGTGTCAATCTTAGCTGCATTAGGTTTCTTGGTGTATGGGGGAAG ATTATTTTTCATGCTCAGACGCTTCCCTATTGAATCTAAAGGGAGAAGAAAGAAGCTTCATGAG GTTGGATCAGTCACAGCCATATGCTTCACTTGCTTCCTTATACGATGTTTTGTG ATCTTTCTATCTGCATTTGATGCAGATGCCTCGCTTGATGTTCTGGATCATCCAGTTTTGAACTTGATCTATTACATG CTCGTCGAGATTCTACCGTCAGCTCTAGTGCTCTTCATCCTGCGGAAGTTGCCTCCTAAGAGAATATCAGCACAATATCACCCAATTCGTTAG
- the LOC118058422 gene encoding probable serine/threonine-protein kinase PBL23 translates to MAALLHILQIILQDSMTEPRNPTEPMSVSNFQTSSKRKNINQVFTFRELAAATSNFSHHCLVGEGGFGGVYKGYIESIDQIVAVKKLDRKGLQGNREFFSEVLTLSMVKHLNLVKLIGYCADGDQKLLVYEFMANGSLESHLLDLPAGKDPLDWSTRVKIASGAAQGLEYLHGVADPQIIYRDFKASNILLDEDFNPKLSDFGLAKLGPTGGKDHVSTRVMGTYGYCAPEYQMTGQLTTRSDVYSFGVVLLEIITGRRVIDKSRSTEEQNLIYWAAPLLKDRSKFTSMADPLLEGNYPKRGLYQALAIAAMCLHEEADARPLMADVVTALEFLAKPTEEKKATMASTESIHYVDSVKGGNAMEELEA, encoded by the exons ATGGCAGCTCTCCTGCATATCCTTCAAATCATCCTTCAGGATTCTATGACTGAACCCAGGAATCCTACTGAGCCTATGTCTGTCAGCAACTTCCAGA CCTCCAGCAAAAGGAAGAATATTAATCAGGTTTTCACATTTCGTGAACTAGCTGCTGCAACTAGCAATTTCAGTCATCATTGTCTAGTGGGAGAAGGTGGATTTGGAGGGGTGTATAAAGGATACATTGAGAGCATTGATCAA atTGTTGCTGTTAAGAAGCTTGACAGGAAAGGATTGCAAGGAAATAGAGAATTCTTTTCTGAGGTCCTTACGTTAAGCATGGTTAAACATCTGAATCTTGTCAAACTGATTGGCTATTGTGCAGATGGTGATCAAAAACTCTTAGTTTATGAATTCATGGCCAATGGATCTTTGGAAAGTCACCTTCTTG ATTTACCTGCAGGAAAAGATCCTTTGGACTGGAGTACTAGGGTGAAAATAGCTTCAGGAGCAGCCCAAGGACTAGAATATTTGCACGGTGTTGCCGATCCTCAAATCATCTATCGGGATTTCAAAgcttcaaatatattattagatGAAGATTTCAATCCAAAGCTGTCTGATTTTGGGCTTGCCAAGTTGGGACCAACAGGAGGGAAGGATCATGTGTCTACAAGGGTGATGGGTACATATGGCTACTGTGCTCCTGAATATCAAATGACAGGTCAGCTGACAACAAGGTCGGATGTGTATAGTTTCGGTGTTGTTCTTCTGGAGATAATTACAGGAAGGAGAGTGATTGATAAGTCAAGATCAACTGAAGAGCAGAACCTAATTTATTGG GCAGCGCCGCTGTTGAAGGACAGAAGTAAATTTACATCAATGGCAGATCCATTACTTGAAGGAAACTACCCAAAAAGGGGTCTATATCAGGCTCTTGCAATCGCAGCCATGTGTCTCCATGAAGAGGCTGATGCCCGACCTTTGATGGCTGATGTCGTAACCGCACTTGAGTTTCTTGCCAAACCAACTGAGGAGAAAAAAGCTACAATGGCATCAACAGAAAGCATCCATTATGTCGACTCTGTGAAAGGAGGAAATGCCATGGAAGAGCTAGAAGCTTAG
- the LOC118059326 gene encoding derlin-2.2 yields MAQAVEDWYKQMPIITRSYVTAAVVTTIGCSLDIITPSNLYLHPGLVMKKYEFWRLVTNFLYFRKMDLDFMFHMFFLARYCKLLEENSFRGRTADFFYMLLFGATVLTSIVIVGGNIPYLSESFAKIMFLSNSLTFMMVYVWSKQNPFIHMSFLGIFTFTAAYLPWVLLGFSVLVGASAWVDLLGMIAGHAYYFLEDVYPRMTGRRPLRTPGFIKSMFADEAVVVARPVNVRFAPPPADELHLH; encoded by the exons ATGGCTCAAGCAGTGGAGGATTGGTATAAGCAGATGCCAATAATCACTCGCTCTTACGTCACTGCTGCTGTTGTTACCACGATTGGTTGCTCTCTTGAT ATAATAACTCCGTCTAACCTCTACTTGCACCCCGGACTTGTGATGAAGAAATATGAGTTCTGGCGCCTCGTCACTAATTTCCTTTACTTCCGTAAAATGG ACTTGGACTTTATGTTCCACATGTTCTTTCTTGCTCGATATTGCAAACTTCTTGAAGAGAACTCTTTTAGGGGAAGGACTGCAGATTTCTTTTACATGCTCTTGTTTGGTGCCACTGTTTTGACTAGCATTGTTATAGTTGGAGGAAACATACCCTATCTGTCGGAATCGTTTGCAAAAATCATGTTCCTGAGCAATTCATTGACATTCATGATG GTTTATGTTTGGAGCAAGCAAAACCCTTTTATCCACATGAGTTTCTTGGGCATCTTTACTTTCACAGCAGCTTACCTTCCATGG GTTCTCTTGGGATTCTCTGTCCTTGTTGGTGCCAGTGCTTGGGTGGATCTACTG GGGATGATAGCGGGTCATGCTTACTACTTTCTTGAAGATGTATATCCACGGATGACGGGTCGACGGCCCCTACGAACACCAGgattcatcaaatcaatgttTGCAGATGAGGCTGTTGTGGTGGCACGGCCAGTAAATGTCAGATTTGCCCCTCCACCTGCAGATGAACTTCACCTACATTGA
- the LOC118059343 gene encoding uncharacterized protein produces the protein MAAKAPVAIGTRGTVGSLVRKEIEYFSKFEIDRCASSRKPQEQVANVASSNDQSRPSFWSLTMSWKRKKRRGSSGFLPSICSAVEVADSNRLSRVPGFSYRILKDDSKDMQV, from the coding sequence ATGGCTGCAAAAGCTCCGGTTGCAATAGGCACGCGGGGTACAGTAGGATCACTTGTGAGGAAAGAGATTGAGTATTTCTCCAAGTTTGAGATAGACCGATGTGCAAGTTCAAGGAAACCTCAAGAGCAGGTAGCTAACGTAGCTTCCAGTAATGATCAGTCAAGGCCTAGTTTCTGGTCCTTGACGATGAGCTGGAAAAGGAAAAAGCGAAGAGGCAGCAGCGGATTCCTTCCAAGTATCTGTTCTGCCGTGGAGGTTGCTGACAGCAATAGGCTCAGTAGGGTTCCTGGGTTCAGTTATAGAATCCTGAAGGATGATTCGAAGGATATGCAGGTTTAG
- the LOC118059335 gene encoding cardiolipin synthase (CMP-forming), whose translation MTIYRSIKTLISKIPNSNKSRSFFTTNSTIIQSPFAPLHYYFYYPPSSSSPPPNRFLSKWIFPNVPFQGPLFLSSPPWKLLQSSAPLYLRGNAIVLRKVEAFNLHLLKSRVGSGYVGQGVLSDRVDLVKEEEVDDGGDKDGILESFVNLPNFISISRLVSGPLIGWMITNDMYSSAFVALAIAGASDWLDGYVARKMRIDSVVGSYLDPLADKVLIGSVALAMVHMDLLHPGLVGLVVLRDVALVCGAVYHRASSLGWKWTSWYDFFNLDGTRPEKVEPLFISKVNTVFQLVLVAAALIQPEFGTQETLPYITYLSWSVAGTTVASTAAYGAKYMRNRPALLARKS comes from the exons atgacgATTTACAGATccataaaaaccctaatttcaaaAATCCCCAATTCAAACAAATCCAGatctttctttacaacaaaTTCCACTATAATCCAATCACCATTCGCTCCTTTACATTACTACTTCTACTAccccccttcttcttcttctcctcctcctaaTCGATTCCTCTCTAAATGGATTTTCCCAAACGTTCCGTTTCAAggccctctctttctctcttctcctccGTGGAAGCTTTTGCAGTCTTCGGCACCGCTTTATCTACGTGGAAACGCTATTGTTTTGAGGAAAGTCGAGGCCTTTAATTTGCATTTGTTAAAAAGCCGGGTCGGATCGGGTTATGTGGGTCAAGGCGTGTTGTCGGATCGGGTTGACCTGGTGAAGGAGGAGGAAGTGGATGACGGTGGTGATAAAGATGGGATTTTGGAGAGTTTTGTTAATTTGCCTAATTTTATCTCTATTAGCCGTTTGGTCTCTGGGCCTTTAATTGGAtg GATGATTACAAATGACATGTATTCTTCTGCATTTGTGGCGTTGGCTATTGCTGGTGCAAGTGACTGG CTAGATGGGTATGTCGCTAGGAAGATGAGAATTGATTCTGTTGTGGGTTCCTATCTTGATCCTCTTGCTGATAAG GTTCTTATTGGATCTGTTGCATTGGCAATGGTACATATGGATCTTCTACACC CTGGACTTGTCGGACTGGTAGTGTTGCGAGATGTTGCACTTGTCTGTGGAGCAGTTTATCATAGAGCTAGTAGCTTGGGTTGGAAG TGGACTAGTTGGTATGACTTCTTCAATCTTGATGGGACCCGCCCAGAGAAGGTTGAGCCTCTCTTCATAAGTAAG GTTAATACAGTTTTCCAGCTGGTTTTAGTTGCTGCAGCTCTCATTCAACCGGAGTTTGGAACCCAGGAAACTCTACCATACATAACATACTTGAG TTGGTCAGTGGCTGGCACAACAGTGGCTTCTACTGCTGCATATGGAGCAAAATACATGAGGAATAGACCTGCATTGCTTGCAAGGAaatcatag